In one Granulicella aggregans genomic region, the following are encoded:
- a CDS encoding methyl-accepting chemotaxis protein → MSIRGKLLLSIGVLAIGYILFLSMVEITTSSTQKHMSIASEFLFPAASDIQAAQASFQKLNKAYKDAVMQQDASVLNASDAEARAGEDTLKEASEKLAYDPSLQQSAATLLDTFTQLHVRAKATYSKMLSTTNMSTQDQGDLTAVEQESKHLENALQELHETVGNKNYKAELDAVTASNNQQKFLGFLLFLLASAFAVVSVLILEKQVSKPLRDLVNRLSDGALRIAASATEVSSSSQSVSEDASHHAASLEETSAASEEIKAMAQSNTDGCRSAANLMSMSQEKFTHTNRSLSDLVLAMEEIKSSSGKISRIIKVIDEIAFQTNILALNAAVEAARAGEAGNGFAVVADEVRTLAQRSAQAARDTAELIGDSILKSNSGKTKVDEVSAAIQAVTDESSRVKLLVDQISLGSVEQTHGISNIARAISQMEQLTQTSAASAQQSAKAAGELTDQSESLEDIVKILSTVVNGNESDTSSRNSFIRRAGRTATTFAS, encoded by the coding sequence ATGAGTATTCGAGGAAAACTACTGCTCAGCATCGGTGTGCTGGCAATCGGCTATATCTTATTCCTGAGCATGGTGGAGATCACGACCTCCTCCACGCAGAAGCACATGAGCATCGCCTCGGAGTTCCTGTTTCCTGCTGCATCCGACATCCAAGCGGCCCAGGCCAGCTTCCAGAAGCTGAACAAGGCCTATAAGGATGCCGTGATGCAGCAGGACGCCTCCGTCCTGAACGCCTCCGATGCTGAAGCGCGTGCGGGAGAGGATACGTTGAAGGAGGCGAGCGAAAAGCTGGCCTACGATCCTTCGCTGCAGCAGTCCGCTGCGACGCTTCTGGATACCTTCACTCAACTTCATGTTCGTGCCAAGGCCACCTACAGCAAGATGCTGTCGACGACCAATATGAGCACGCAGGATCAGGGTGACCTCACTGCGGTCGAGCAGGAGAGCAAGCACCTGGAGAATGCGCTTCAGGAGCTTCACGAGACCGTCGGAAACAAGAACTACAAGGCCGAACTCGACGCTGTAACAGCTTCAAACAACCAGCAGAAATTCCTCGGCTTTCTACTTTTCCTTCTGGCGAGCGCCTTCGCCGTGGTCTCGGTCCTCATCCTGGAGAAGCAGGTATCGAAGCCACTTCGCGATCTGGTGAACCGGCTTTCGGACGGAGCGCTGCGCATCGCAGCCTCTGCCACCGAGGTCTCTTCCTCCAGCCAGTCTGTCTCCGAGGACGCATCGCATCATGCCGCGTCGCTTGAAGAGACCTCCGCCGCGTCTGAAGAGATCAAGGCAATGGCCCAGAGCAACACCGACGGTTGCCGCTCCGCTGCGAACCTCATGTCGATGTCTCAGGAGAAGTTCACCCACACCAATCGCTCGCTTTCCGATCTCGTCCTGGCCATGGAAGAGATCAAGTCATCGAGCGGAAAGATCTCGCGCATCATCAAGGTGATCGACGAGATCGCCTTCCAAACCAACATCCTGGCGCTGAATGCAGCAGTTGAAGCAGCCCGCGCCGGCGAAGCTGGCAATGGATTCGCCGTAGTCGCCGACGAGGTACGTACCCTCGCACAGCGTTCCGCACAGGCTGCGCGAGACACTGCCGAACTCATCGGAGACTCGATCCTCAAGTCGAACAGCGGCAAGACCAAGGTGGATGAAGTAAGCGCAGCGATTCAGGCCGTGACGGATGAGTCTTCCCGCGTGAAACTTCTGGTCGACCAGATCAGCCTTGGCAGCGTCGAACAGACCCACGGCATCAGCAACATTGCACGGGCGATCTCTCAGATGGAGCAGCTTACCCAGACCTCCGCCGCGAGCGCTCAACAGAGTGCCAAGGCAGCAGGCGAGTTGACCGACCAGTCCGAGTCGCTTGAAGACATCGTCAAGATCCTCAGCACGGTGGTCAACGGCAATGAATCCGATACTTCTTCTCGCAACAGCTTTATCCGGCGCGCCGGCCGTACAGCTACAACCTTCGCATCGTAA
- a CDS encoding APC family permease: MWGEALAMRDGRPAASGRSRKMGLLALVAATYFMVSGGPYGIEDILGNAGYGKALILLLLIPLVWSLPTSLMVGELASALPKEGGYYWWVKRALGGFWGFQEAWLSLAASIFDMAIYPTIFVLYLTRLAPSWTAGGYGTLWALAVVIVCALWNLRGARSVGDGSIGMFCLLISPFVMIAILGFWKGLFGGIAGSGLAALSRPVEHPALSGAILVTLWNYMGWDNASTVAQEVDNPQRNYPLAMIGATTLVALSYIIPLAAVGLTGMPADTFSTGSWTDAARSLGGPGILGVALALAVVVGGMLNGAGIFNALVMSYTRVPYALAEEGLLPAVFTRITAAGVPWVSVVCCCVAWALALRFSFERLISIDLVLYGAALLLEFVALVVLRVREPELHRPFRVPGGIPGAIAVGVGPALLIAYSLWAAREEKVAGIPALIFASLVGLAGAVIYAVALRGRQPVASPANEAGRPI; the protein is encoded by the coding sequence ATGTGGGGTGAGGCATTGGCTATGCGGGATGGAAGACCGGCTGCCTCAGGACGTAGCCGGAAGATGGGCCTGCTCGCGCTTGTTGCCGCGACCTACTTCATGGTCTCCGGCGGGCCCTACGGAATCGAAGACATCCTCGGCAACGCCGGCTACGGTAAGGCGCTTATCCTGCTTCTGCTTATCCCGCTCGTCTGGAGTCTCCCCACCAGCCTGATGGTGGGCGAACTCGCCAGCGCTCTCCCCAAAGAGGGCGGCTACTACTGGTGGGTCAAGCGCGCTCTTGGCGGCTTCTGGGGATTTCAGGAGGCCTGGCTGTCTCTGGCCGCCAGTATCTTCGACATGGCCATCTACCCGACGATCTTTGTCCTCTACCTCACTCGCCTTGCCCCATCGTGGACTGCGGGAGGTTATGGGACGTTGTGGGCACTTGCGGTGGTGATCGTCTGCGCGCTCTGGAACCTTCGCGGCGCACGCTCTGTGGGGGACGGCTCCATCGGCATGTTCTGCCTGCTGATCTCGCCCTTCGTCATGATCGCGATCCTTGGCTTCTGGAAGGGGCTCTTCGGCGGCATTGCCGGAAGCGGGCTTGCCGCGCTCTCCCGTCCTGTGGAACATCCCGCGCTCTCCGGAGCCATCCTGGTCACGCTGTGGAACTATATGGGTTGGGACAACGCTTCGACAGTTGCGCAGGAGGTCGACAATCCCCAGCGCAACTACCCCCTTGCCATGATCGGCGCCACGACCCTCGTCGCTCTCTCGTACATCATTCCGCTAGCCGCTGTCGGTCTTACCGGCATGCCTGCGGACACATTTTCGACCGGCTCCTGGACGGATGCCGCCCGCTCCCTCGGTGGACCGGGTATCCTCGGCGTCGCGCTCGCGCTTGCCGTCGTCGTCGGCGGGATGCTCAACGGTGCGGGCATCTTCAACGCGCTGGTGATGAGCTACACCCGCGTTCCCTATGCCTTGGCCGAGGAAGGCCTGCTGCCCGCTGTCTTTACACGCATCACCGCGGCGGGAGTTCCCTGGGTCAGCGTGGTTTGCTGCTGCGTCGCCTGGGCGCTGGCGCTCCGCTTCTCCTTCGAGCGCCTCATCTCCATTGACCTCGTGCTGTATGGCGCGGCGCTGCTACTGGAGTTCGTCGCCCTTGTCGTCCTTCGCGTCCGCGAGCCCGAACTCCATCGCCCGTTCCGCGTCCCTGGAGGCATTCCCGGAGCCATCGCCGTTGGCGTGGGCCCTGCTCTGCTTATCGCCTACTCGCTTTGGGCAGCCCGCGAAGAGAAAGTCGCCGGCATCCCGGCCCTTATCTTTGCGTCCTTAGTCGGCCTGGCGGGAGCTGTCATCTACGCGGTTGCCCTGCGTGGACGCCAGCCCGTTGCGAGTCCCGCAAACGAAGCTGGCCGCCCGATCTAA
- the purS gene encoding phosphoribosylformylglycinamidine synthase subunit PurS yields MKAHVYVTLKRTVLDAQGQTVADALRRMEYKNVIDVRQGKYFLLTIEDGIDPEEARVEIERIAREVLTNPVIEEFTFRTEA; encoded by the coding sequence ATGAAGGCTCACGTTTACGTCACTCTCAAACGCACGGTGCTCGACGCCCAGGGGCAGACCGTCGCCGACGCTCTCCGCCGGATGGAATACAAGAATGTCATCGATGTTCGCCAGGGCAAGTACTTCCTCTTGACCATCGAAGACGGCATCGACCCGGAAGAGGCTCGCGTCGAAATCGAGCGCATAGCCCGCGAAGTCCTCACCAACCCCGTCATCGAAGAGTTCACCTTCCGCACCGAAGCCTGA
- a CDS encoding inorganic diphosphatase, whose translation MTNYLELPVGPKCPEVVNAVIEIPSEGINKYEYDKELHVFRLDRNLYSPVHYPGDYGFIPSTLGEDGDPLDCVVLVDAPSFPGCVMEVRPIGVLEMTDQGLGDEKILCVGKGNPRYKDVWNFSEIYPHMLREITHFFAIYKDLEGKRVEVRGWRDAAFARMKVLEAQQRFIDNKANPQPKPVPEE comes from the coding sequence ATGACGAACTATTTGGAGCTCCCAGTTGGACCGAAGTGCCCCGAGGTCGTAAACGCGGTCATCGAGATACCAAGCGAGGGCATCAACAAGTACGAGTACGACAAGGAATTGCACGTCTTCCGGCTGGATCGCAATCTTTATTCACCCGTACATTATCCGGGCGACTACGGTTTCATCCCGTCCACGCTGGGCGAGGATGGCGACCCGCTGGATTGCGTCGTGCTGGTGGACGCGCCCAGCTTTCCCGGCTGCGTGATGGAGGTCCGTCCGATCGGCGTGCTCGAGATGACCGACCAGGGCTTGGGCGACGAGAAGATTCTCTGCGTCGGCAAGGGCAATCCTCGTTACAAGGATGTCTGGAACTTCTCCGAGATCTATCCGCACATGCTGCGCGAGATCACGCACTTCTTCGCGATCTACAAGGATCTGGAGGGCAAGCGCGTTGAGGTTCGCGGATGGCGCGATGCGGCGTTCGCCCGGATGAAGGTGCTCGAAGCGCAGCAGCGCTTCATCGATAACAAGGCGAATCCGCAGCCGAAGCCAGTTCCGGAGGAGTAG
- a CDS encoding energy transducer TonB: MTNISQASPCTISVGSRRKLASFGMLSLALGILFLNPLQAHADDRPVVHKVAPVYPEMAKRLHITGTVKVLTTIDATGSVTKVEGQGSNKILSSAAEDAVKHWKFAAGSGVDTMTIQINFDE; encoded by the coding sequence ATGACTAATATTTCGCAAGCCTCCCCCTGCACTATCTCCGTTGGAAGCCGCCGCAAACTGGCGTCTTTCGGCATGCTCTCTCTCGCTCTCGGCATTCTCTTTCTGAACCCGCTCCAGGCGCATGCGGACGATCGCCCAGTCGTCCACAAGGTTGCGCCCGTCTATCCCGAGATGGCGAAGCGGCTTCATATCACGGGTACCGTCAAGGTGCTCACCACAATCGATGCGACCGGCAGCGTAACGAAGGTCGAAGGCCAGGGCAGCAACAAGATCCTCTCTTCCGCGGCTGAAGATGCTGTAAAGCATTGGAAGTTTGCGGCCGGTAGCGGGGTCGACACCATGACGATCCAGATCAATTTTGACGAATAG